A stretch of Plodia interpunctella isolate USDA-ARS_2022_Savannah chromosome 15, ilPloInte3.2, whole genome shotgun sequence DNA encodes these proteins:
- the LOC128675895 gene encoding trithorax group protein osa-like isoform X1: MSGGLIDKVYIGPGLDNAPAAFDIKGRILGPNGTNLEYIRSETGVVALLKNDKFEPLHLALHHTRSEALTAARSLAQNLIETIRAELAQWTAAQAGAPPPAMNVPPPTLTTTSASSAPLPVPPPIATVSMSTPQSTITTPQSVIPPVVSVAPASTPLMTVRQPTVLQLLQPQQQYVLNQENGQLIPIVQPGVQVSNTNFTSLPIGQSLGIQQPNFGTQLVDLSSMQPVNVTQLRLSGVPSSMSMILPNGFTLPQASLGSADTTTVSSATSTPVVCAAQSTNASQKILYSSDKGDKEIKYIQGADTVQWTVPGSQTMLIPYQQLQDLTSNQAGLASLQHQPFVSIAPAGGLPQTSLPLSAAQFQQLQASGTIMQLNQKPIVSSGSLINIISTGQASSPQIIPSTPTPTKNVSHDQRGQKRLSDGTPSQLQLRPIAPAGSHVSQEKAGRDGRTWNSSVRDNTVVSMGMKINPAHGTIIHVSSGQQTNVSASGITQDGAGMYIRQIDRNAIQIQSSKDGQKQDVTSKVQGTQNVQMITVPQGMTVLQNPLNISQMPTVIGQPNSQVYMIPTNHPNLVQGGLPPGLLGQQVIQSGQNVTVMQPNQLGMPGGVQYNVPLMPVNMPANSQYMPTGINLNTQLSAQQINAALGQQLANPNLAVSGTIPIVQAPPSSPMTNPAQTLPGTPPVHQIVQNSFTPTSQYTGMPPQYMMQPNSNTISVPANNTNVQYSLPSNQSSNPAPNNGNGQSNTTEQNEANGNTNQTNYITSSQENYNMSGTTPVQNPPPQNFPADGATTQPPGFNPANQTSQPNYASNGSNQTYVNQTPTSQSSSYNPNSANGSNPQSNQNYGTTPASNTQNPPQGNFSPSTTPAPNQNYPATNLPNMPNVAYPPNQNPQNPYPNATGQNLAAYANNQYQYTSRPWFRPRYGSPQGSPYSSGAGPPNGPPIPPMGNYNYWQDS, encoded by the exons ATAGGTCCAGGTTTGGACAATGCACCGGCCGCTTTCGACATAAAAGGCCGAATCCTTGGCCCC aatgGAACTAATTTAGAATACATCCGGTCAGAGACAGGGGTGGTAGCGTTGttgaaaaatgataaattcgAGCCTTTACATTTGGCGTTGCATCATACGAGATCCGAGGCTTTGACGGCTGCACGATCATTAGCGCAGAACCTGATAGAGACTATACGTGCAGAATTAGCGCAATGGACCGCTGCTCAGGCTGGTGCTCCCCCGCCGGCAATGAATGTGCCGCCTCCTACTTTGACGACGACATCCGCTTCTTCGGCGCCGCTCCCTGTGCCGCCGCCAATCGCTACCGTGTCAATGTCGACTCCCCAATCAACTATCACGACGCCACAATCAGTTATTCCTCCAGTAGTCAGTGTAGCACCCGCAAGCACGCCTTTAATGACTGTACGTCAGCCAACTGTCTTACAACTTCTTCAACCTCAACaacaatatgttttaaatcaaGAAAACGGGCAGCTAATTCCAATTGTACAACCGGGTGTGCAGGtgtcaaatacaaattttacatcTCTACCAATCGGCCAGTCATTGGGTATTCAACAGCCAAACTTTGGCACTCAGTTAGTTGATTTATCAAGCATGCAGCCCGTGAATGTAACTCAGTTACGGTTGAGTGGTGTTCCGTCTTCCATGTCAATGATATTGCCAAACGGTTTTACATTGCCACAAGCAAGCTTAGGTTCAGCAGACACAACTACTGTGAGTTCAGCAACCTCTACTCCAGTTGTATGTGCAGCGCAAAGCACGAATGCATCTCAGAAGATTCTGTACAGTTCAGATAAAGGtgataaagaaataaagtacATCCAGGGAGCTGACACAGTGCAATGGACAGTTCCTGGCTCTCAGACCATGTTGATTCCGTACCAGCAATTGCAGGACTTGACTTCCAATCAGGCTGGTCTCGCCAGTTTACAACATCAACCGTTTGTTTCT ATTGCTCCAGCGGGTGGCCTGCCACAGACCTCTCTGCCGCTCTCCGCAGCTCAGTTCCAACAACTTCAGGCTTCTGGCACCATTATGCAGCTAAACCAAAAG CCTATAGTCAGCAGTGGgtctttgataaatataatatcaacgGGACAAGCCTCGTCACCTCAGATTATTCCA AGTACGCCCACGCCCACGAAAAATGTGAGTCACGATCAAAGAGGTCAAAAGAGGCTATCCGACGGGACGCCAAGTCAGTTGCAACTGCGACCCATTGCGCCGGCAGG GTCGCATGTTAGCCAGGAGAAGGCGGGGCGAGACGGCCGTACGTGGAACTCATCAG TTAGAGACAATACGGTGGTCAGTATGGGCATGAAGATTAATCCGGCTCACGGGACCATCATACACGTGTCTTCCGGACAGCAGACCAA TGTTTCGGCCTCTGGCATAACCCAAGACGGAGCGGGTATGTACATACGTCAGATAGACAGAAACGCGATTCAGATCCAATCGAGCAAGGACGGGCAAAAACAAGACGTGACCAGTAAAGTGCAGGGCACGCAGAACGTGCAAATGATCACAGTCCCTCAGGGCATGACCGTTCTTCAAAACCCTTTGAACATCAGTCAAATGCCTACAGTCATAGGACAGCCTAACAGCCAAGTCTACATGATACCAACAAACCATCCGAACTTAGTCCAAGGTGGGTTACCACCTGGGTTACTCGGCCAACAAGTTATCCAATCAGGTCAGAACGTCACGGTGATGCAGCCGAACCAACTAGGAATGCCTGGAGGAGTACAGTATAACGTTCCTTTGATGCCGGTCAATATGCCAGCGAATTCCCAATACATGCCTACAGGAATCAACTTGAACACCCAACTGTCTGCTCAGCAAATAAACGCAGCGCTAGGACAACAGCTGGCCAATCCTAATCTAGCAGTTTCTGGAACTATCCCTATAGTTCAAGCGCCCCCTTCGTCTCCTATGACCAATCCAGCGCAAACCTTACCAGGGACTCCACCTGTACACCAGATTgtccaaaattctttcactccAACTTCGCAATACACGGGAATGCCGCCTCAATACATGATGCAGCCTAACTCCAATACGATATCAGTGCCAGCCAATAATACCAATGTTCAATACTCTTTACCATCTAATCAAAGCAGCAATCCTGCTCCAAACAACGGCAATGGGCAATCGAATACGACGGAACAGAACGAAGCCAACGGTAATACGAATCAGACCAACTATATCACATCGTCTCAAGAAAATTACAACATGTCTGGAACGACCCCTGTTCAGAATCCTCCGCCGCAGAATTTCCCAGCAGACGGAGCCACCACTCAGCCTCCAGGGTTTAACCCTGCTAACCAAACCAGCCAACCAAATTACGCATCGAACGGTAGCAACCAAACTTACGTTAATCAAACTCCGACCAGTCAATCTTCAAGTTATAACCCGAACTCTGCGAATGGTTCTAACCCTCAATCGAACCAGAACTATGGGACCACCCCAGCTTCCAACACGCAAAATCCGCCACAAGGAAACTTTTCACCGTCGACCACGCCGGCGCCAAATCAGAATTACCCAGCAACGAATCTCCCTAACATGCCCAATGTGGCTTACCCTCCAAATCAGAATCCTCAAAACCCTTACCCGAATGCTACCGGTCAAAATTTGGCAGCTTATGCAAACAATCAGTATCAATACACCAGTAGGCCGTGGTTTAGACCCAGGTATGGATCACCACAAGGGTCTCCTTATAGTTCCGGGGCAGGACCCCCTAACGGACCCCCTATACCCCCCATGGGCAACTATAACTACTGGCAAGACAGTTGA
- the LOC128675895 gene encoding uncharacterized protein LOC128675895 isoform X2, producing the protein MSGGLIDKVYIGPGLDNAPAAFDIKGRILGPNGTNLEYIRSETGVVALLKNDKFEPLHLALHHTRSEALTAARSLAQNLIETIRAELAQWTAAQAGAPPPAMNVPPPTLTTTSASSAPLPVPPPIATVSMSTPQSTITTPQSVIPPVVSVAPASTPLMTVRQPTVLQLLQPQQQYVLNQENGQLIPIVQPGVQVSNTNFTSLPIGQSLGIQQPNFGTQLVDLSSMQPVNVTQLRLSGVPSSMSMILPNGFTLPQASLGSADTTTVSSATSTPVVCAAQSTNASQKILYSSDKGDKEIKYIQGADTVQWTVPGSQTMLIPYQQLQDLTSNQAGLASLQHQPFVSIAPAGGLPQTSLPLSAAQFQQLQASGTIMQLNQKSTPTPTKNVSHDQRGQKRLSDGTPSQLQLRPIAPAGSHVSQEKAGRDGRTWNSSVRDNTVVSMGMKINPAHGTIIHVSSGQQTNVSASGITQDGAGMYIRQIDRNAIQIQSSKDGQKQDVTSKVQGTQNVQMITVPQGMTVLQNPLNISQMPTVIGQPNSQVYMIPTNHPNLVQGGLPPGLLGQQVIQSGQNVTVMQPNQLGMPGGVQYNVPLMPVNMPANSQYMPTGINLNTQLSAQQINAALGQQLANPNLAVSGTIPIVQAPPSSPMTNPAQTLPGTPPVHQIVQNSFTPTSQYTGMPPQYMMQPNSNTISVPANNTNVQYSLPSNQSSNPAPNNGNGQSNTTEQNEANGNTNQTNYITSSQENYNMSGTTPVQNPPPQNFPADGATTQPPGFNPANQTSQPNYASNGSNQTYVNQTPTSQSSSYNPNSANGSNPQSNQNYGTTPASNTQNPPQGNFSPSTTPAPNQNYPATNLPNMPNVAYPPNQNPQNPYPNATGQNLAAYANNQYQYTSRPWFRPRYGSPQGSPYSSGAGPPNGPPIPPMGNYNYWQDS; encoded by the exons ATAGGTCCAGGTTTGGACAATGCACCGGCCGCTTTCGACATAAAAGGCCGAATCCTTGGCCCC aatgGAACTAATTTAGAATACATCCGGTCAGAGACAGGGGTGGTAGCGTTGttgaaaaatgataaattcgAGCCTTTACATTTGGCGTTGCATCATACGAGATCCGAGGCTTTGACGGCTGCACGATCATTAGCGCAGAACCTGATAGAGACTATACGTGCAGAATTAGCGCAATGGACCGCTGCTCAGGCTGGTGCTCCCCCGCCGGCAATGAATGTGCCGCCTCCTACTTTGACGACGACATCCGCTTCTTCGGCGCCGCTCCCTGTGCCGCCGCCAATCGCTACCGTGTCAATGTCGACTCCCCAATCAACTATCACGACGCCACAATCAGTTATTCCTCCAGTAGTCAGTGTAGCACCCGCAAGCACGCCTTTAATGACTGTACGTCAGCCAACTGTCTTACAACTTCTTCAACCTCAACaacaatatgttttaaatcaaGAAAACGGGCAGCTAATTCCAATTGTACAACCGGGTGTGCAGGtgtcaaatacaaattttacatcTCTACCAATCGGCCAGTCATTGGGTATTCAACAGCCAAACTTTGGCACTCAGTTAGTTGATTTATCAAGCATGCAGCCCGTGAATGTAACTCAGTTACGGTTGAGTGGTGTTCCGTCTTCCATGTCAATGATATTGCCAAACGGTTTTACATTGCCACAAGCAAGCTTAGGTTCAGCAGACACAACTACTGTGAGTTCAGCAACCTCTACTCCAGTTGTATGTGCAGCGCAAAGCACGAATGCATCTCAGAAGATTCTGTACAGTTCAGATAAAGGtgataaagaaataaagtacATCCAGGGAGCTGACACAGTGCAATGGACAGTTCCTGGCTCTCAGACCATGTTGATTCCGTACCAGCAATTGCAGGACTTGACTTCCAATCAGGCTGGTCTCGCCAGTTTACAACATCAACCGTTTGTTTCT ATTGCTCCAGCGGGTGGCCTGCCACAGACCTCTCTGCCGCTCTCCGCAGCTCAGTTCCAACAACTTCAGGCTTCTGGCACCATTATGCAGCTAAACCAAAAG AGTACGCCCACGCCCACGAAAAATGTGAGTCACGATCAAAGAGGTCAAAAGAGGCTATCCGACGGGACGCCAAGTCAGTTGCAACTGCGACCCATTGCGCCGGCAGG GTCGCATGTTAGCCAGGAGAAGGCGGGGCGAGACGGCCGTACGTGGAACTCATCAG TTAGAGACAATACGGTGGTCAGTATGGGCATGAAGATTAATCCGGCTCACGGGACCATCATACACGTGTCTTCCGGACAGCAGACCAA TGTTTCGGCCTCTGGCATAACCCAAGACGGAGCGGGTATGTACATACGTCAGATAGACAGAAACGCGATTCAGATCCAATCGAGCAAGGACGGGCAAAAACAAGACGTGACCAGTAAAGTGCAGGGCACGCAGAACGTGCAAATGATCACAGTCCCTCAGGGCATGACCGTTCTTCAAAACCCTTTGAACATCAGTCAAATGCCTACAGTCATAGGACAGCCTAACAGCCAAGTCTACATGATACCAACAAACCATCCGAACTTAGTCCAAGGTGGGTTACCACCTGGGTTACTCGGCCAACAAGTTATCCAATCAGGTCAGAACGTCACGGTGATGCAGCCGAACCAACTAGGAATGCCTGGAGGAGTACAGTATAACGTTCCTTTGATGCCGGTCAATATGCCAGCGAATTCCCAATACATGCCTACAGGAATCAACTTGAACACCCAACTGTCTGCTCAGCAAATAAACGCAGCGCTAGGACAACAGCTGGCCAATCCTAATCTAGCAGTTTCTGGAACTATCCCTATAGTTCAAGCGCCCCCTTCGTCTCCTATGACCAATCCAGCGCAAACCTTACCAGGGACTCCACCTGTACACCAGATTgtccaaaattctttcactccAACTTCGCAATACACGGGAATGCCGCCTCAATACATGATGCAGCCTAACTCCAATACGATATCAGTGCCAGCCAATAATACCAATGTTCAATACTCTTTACCATCTAATCAAAGCAGCAATCCTGCTCCAAACAACGGCAATGGGCAATCGAATACGACGGAACAGAACGAAGCCAACGGTAATACGAATCAGACCAACTATATCACATCGTCTCAAGAAAATTACAACATGTCTGGAACGACCCCTGTTCAGAATCCTCCGCCGCAGAATTTCCCAGCAGACGGAGCCACCACTCAGCCTCCAGGGTTTAACCCTGCTAACCAAACCAGCCAACCAAATTACGCATCGAACGGTAGCAACCAAACTTACGTTAATCAAACTCCGACCAGTCAATCTTCAAGTTATAACCCGAACTCTGCGAATGGTTCTAACCCTCAATCGAACCAGAACTATGGGACCACCCCAGCTTCCAACACGCAAAATCCGCCACAAGGAAACTTTTCACCGTCGACCACGCCGGCGCCAAATCAGAATTACCCAGCAACGAATCTCCCTAACATGCCCAATGTGGCTTACCCTCCAAATCAGAATCCTCAAAACCCTTACCCGAATGCTACCGGTCAAAATTTGGCAGCTTATGCAAACAATCAGTATCAATACACCAGTAGGCCGTGGTTTAGACCCAGGTATGGATCACCACAAGGGTCTCCTTATAGTTCCGGGGCAGGACCCCCTAACGGACCCCCTATACCCCCCATGGGCAACTATAACTACTGGCAAGACAGTTGA
- the LOC128676110 gene encoding V-type proton ATPase subunit D-like has protein sequence MNAENRYQVNASLFMLGEIKRRQEHVTRGFQLLKRKAEALRFRGRQAAAEMVRTQVLIGHTLKEAFMTLAAVKFTNGDSNAMVLENVGQAKLRVKRVPENISGVATVSLYPVEDINISDVSRYAGLASGGHRTAEAKKAFRQVLRILVKFASLRNTCILLDESVRITLRKLNGIEKVIMPKLRNTESYIRTEMDEREREEFHRLKMVKAKKMRAQYLNKLQQPADRNGPESGDSSVSSVQSSHKLAIGLGPTCLMHTRLDAMSTSADSGGDFQPVCYPHYWDDDDLLF, from the exons ATGAATGCCGAAAACCGTTACCAAGTGAACGCTTCCTTATTCATGTTGGGGGAAATAAAACGTCGCCAGGAACACGTGACGCGAGGGTTTCAGCTCCTGAAGAGGAAGGCTGAAGCTCTAAGGTTTAGGGGGAGGCAGGCTGCAGCCGAGATGGTGAGGACTCAGGTGCTAATAGGGCACACGCTCAAGGAAGCCTTCATGACTTTAGCTGCTGTGAAGTTCACTAATGGAGATTCGAATGCGATGGTGCTTGAAAATGTTGGACAG GCGAAGCTTCGCGTCAAACGCGTACCCGAAAACATATCAGGCGTCGCCACAGTCTCCCTGTACCCAGTCGAGGACATTAACATCAGCGACGTGTCCCGCTACGCAGGCCTGGCGTCCGGGGGCCATCGCACTGCGGAAGCTAAGAAGGCTTTCAGACAAGTCCTGAGGATCCTTGTCAAGTTCGCCTCTTTGAGAAACACGTGTATACTGCTTGACGAGTCCGTGAGAATCACGCTTAG AAAGCTGAATGGCATAGAAAAAGTAATCATGCCGAAGTTACGTAACACGGAGTCTTACATTAGGACTGAAATGGACGAACGG GAGAGAGAAGAGTTCCACCGTTTGAAGATGGTGAAAGCAAAGAAGATGCGAGCTCAGTACTTGAACAAATTGCAACAACCTGCAGATCGGAACGGGCCGGAGTCTGGGGACTCTTCAG TGTCGTCCGTGCAGTCTTCCCACAAGCTGGCAATAGGACTAGGCCCGACATGCCTCATGCACACTCGGCTAGACGCCATGTCCACCAGCGCTGACTCTGGCGGAGATTTCCAGCCGGTGTGCTACCCCCACTACTGGGATGACGATGATTTGTTGTTTTAG
- the LOC128676111 gene encoding uncharacterized protein LOC128676111: MESDMIDEEAQANIPEPDGEEEELKIRPLERITRHPKVPVEPSAYGKGKNFSRPWILQDGRGIPGQGSEMRDEYQIPKKPKHSEGIRKRMLTNFFWEQMLNEVMAELATAKPDMDYSTEQKANYIKENFQPRDLNVTADKNMHLKYPLYGTGSSAITYYSETIIKTGPGEILEKFRRSQYFTKPMEERLDDGWVL, encoded by the exons ATGGAGTCTGATATGATCGATGAAGAAGCTCAAGCAAATATACCAGAGCCAGatggtgaagaagaagagcTAAAAATTCGGCCTCTAGAAAGAATCACACGACATCCCAAAGTTCCAGTAGAGCCCTCAGCCTATGGCAAAGGAAAGAATTTCAGCAGGCCATGGATCCTACAAGATGGCCGTGGGATTCCCGGACAAGGCAGTGAAATGAGGGATGAGTACCAAATCCCCAAAAAGCCCAAGCATAGCGAAG GTATCCGCAAACGGATGCTAACAAATTTCTTCTGGGAGCAAATGCTGAATGAAGTGATGGCTGAACTGGCTACGGCGAAGCCTGACATGGACTACAGCACCGAGCAGAAAGCCAACTACATAAAGGAGAACTTTCAGCCGCGCGACTTGAACGTCACTGCAGATAAAAAC ATGCACCTCAAATATCCTCTGTATGGAACGGGATCTAGTGCCATCACATACTACAGTGAGACTATTATTAAGACCGGACCT GGTGAAATATTGGAGAAGTTCCGTCGCAGCCAATACTTCACTAAACCTATGGAAGAAAGATTGGACGATGGTTGGGTTTTGTAA
- the ND-B16.6 gene encoding NADH dehydrogenase [ubiquinone] 1 alpha subcomplex subunit 13, whose translation MSGVCQIVRNQDLPPPGGYKPIPYKRIPATKYFSGYFMFAGYLGMTFGGLYLYNINYQRIKRDEIELRSAKMAIYPMLLAERDREYLKQLRRNRDAEAELMRDVPGWEVGTWYGEPIYKLVPRDKLVEPIFHEYYAHADPKEWFKRTDIKLLS comes from the exons atgtCTGGTGTTTGCCAGATCGTCCGAAATCAAGATTTGCCCCCTCCTGGGGGCTATAAACCTATTCCCTACAAGAGAATCCCGGCAACAAAATACTTCAGCG GATATTTCATGTTTGCTGGCTACTTGGGCATGACCTTTGGTGGACTGTACCTATACAATATCAACTACCAGAGGATCAAGCGGGATGAGATTGAGCTGCGGTCGGCCAAGATGGCCATTTACCCGATGCTGCTGGCTGAGAGAGACCGCGAGTACTTGAAGCAGCTCCGTAGAAATAGGGATGCTGAGGCGGAGCTCATGCGCGATGTGCCTGGATGGGAG gtTGGCACCTGGTACGGAGAGCCCATTTACAAGTTGGTCCCCAGAGACAAGCTGGTGGAGCCCATCTTCCATGAGTACTACGCTCATGCAGATCCTAAAGAGTGGTTCAAGAGGACAGACATCAAGCTGCTATCTTAA
- the Hacd2 gene encoding very-long-chain (3R)-3-hydroxyacyl-CoA dehydratase isoform X1, which yields MVIPSPFVYWAQTEDAVSLKIDLKNVNQPDVKVLENKVKFSAQGIGARGQSQYEFSLDLYSSVKPNDGDNLPAVMRVFDNRVELSLQKSSVSWWPRLTAQPQKPAWLKINFDLWKSEDLQDSDEEKRDIMKDYPGMYDKLHKEELGYRKEDFKKVYLIFYNLFQAIGFTYALAVMAVRYYKLGYDSVKDTFEHVGPAMKFLHLMQILEILHPIFGYTKGGPFAPFAQLVGRIFVTFVMLGCEPRMQTKPVVCYLFVVWSIIEIVRYPYYISQLYKKEIYFLTWLRYTLWIPLYPMGILCESVIILRNIPYFEETLRFTVSMPNAWNFTFHLPTYMRIHLLFLTLPGIYYLMSHMYKLRVKKLKPKIVIKKSK from the exons ATGGTAATTCCAAGTCCATTCGTGTACTGGGCGCAAACTGAGGACGCTGTTTCGTTGAAAATAGACttgaaaaatgttaatcaGCCTGATGTGAAAGTTCTGGAAAATAAAGTGAAATTCTCTGCCCAAGGAATAGGTGCCAGAGGGCAGAGCCAGTACGAGTTTTCTTTAGACTTGTACTCGTCAGTAAAACCG AATGATGGAGACAATCTGCCAGCAGTGATGCGTGTGTTCGACAACCGTGTGGAGCTGTCCCTTCAGAAGTCCAGCGTGTCTTGGTGGCCACGACTCACAGCACAGCCGCAAAAGCCCGCATGGTTGAag ataaacTTTGACCTATGGAAGTCTGAGGACCTGCAAGACAGCGACGAAGAGAAACGCGACATAATGAAGGACTATCCAGGAATGTACGACAAACTCCACAAGGAGGAGCTGGGCTACAggaaag AAGACTTCAAGAAGGTGTACCTGATCTTCTACAATCTATTCCAAGCCATCGGCTTCACGTACGCTTTAGCAGTGATGGCCGTCCGCTATTACAAGTTAGGCTACGACTCTGTCAAGGACACATTCGAACATGTCGGCCCCGCCATGAAGTTTTTGCACCTCATGCAAATTTTGGAAATCCTACACCCCATATTTGGGTACACTAAG GGGGGTCCGTTCGCGCCGTTCGCGCAGCTCGTGGGGCGCATCTTCGTCACGTTCGTGATGCTCGGCTGCGAGCCGCGCATGCAGACCAAGCCCGTCGTCTGCTATCTCTTCGTCGTCTGGAGCATCATCGAGATCGTCAG ATACCCATACTACATATCGCAGCTGTACAAAAAAGAGATTTACTTCCTAACATGGCTTCGATACACCCTCTGGATCCCACTGTACCCCATGGGTATACTCTGTGAATCTGTCATTATACTCCGAAACATCCCATACTTCGAGGAGACGCTACGGTTCACAGTATCCATGCCTAATGCGTGGAACTTTACCTTCCACCTACCCACGTACATGAGAATACATCTGCTATTCCTCACACTGCCCGGTATATATTACCTTATGAGTCACATGTACAAGTTAAGAGTAAAGAAACTGAAACCgaagattgttataaaaaagtcCAAATAA
- the Hacd2 gene encoding very-long-chain (3R)-3-hydroxyacyl-CoA dehydratase isoform X2, whose amino-acid sequence MVIPSPFVYWAQTEDAVSLKIDLKNVNQPDVKVLENKVKFSAQGIGARGQSQYEFSLDLYSSVKPNDGDNLPAVMRVFDNRVELSLQKSSVSWWPRLTAQPQKPAWLKINFDLWKSEDLQDSDEEKRDIMKDYPGMYDKLHKEELGYRKEDFKKVYLIFYNLFQAIGFTYALAVMAVRYYKLGYDSVKDTFEHVGPAMKFLHLMQILEILHPIFGYTKGGPFAPFAQLVGRIFVTFVMLGCEPRMQTKPVVCYLFVVWSIIEIVRHAFYFTQLRNKEYPILTWLRYTAWIPLYPMGISGEAFVMISNIQNFQETQLFNVSMPNDWNFSYNMPTHLRIHSSILCGPGVIFLMGHMFKMMMRRRQQQADKIKMS is encoded by the exons ATGGTAATTCCAAGTCCATTCGTGTACTGGGCGCAAACTGAGGACGCTGTTTCGTTGAAAATAGACttgaaaaatgttaatcaGCCTGATGTGAAAGTTCTGGAAAATAAAGTGAAATTCTCTGCCCAAGGAATAGGTGCCAGAGGGCAGAGCCAGTACGAGTTTTCTTTAGACTTGTACTCGTCAGTAAAACCG AATGATGGAGACAATCTGCCAGCAGTGATGCGTGTGTTCGACAACCGTGTGGAGCTGTCCCTTCAGAAGTCCAGCGTGTCTTGGTGGCCACGACTCACAGCACAGCCGCAAAAGCCCGCATGGTTGAag ataaacTTTGACCTATGGAAGTCTGAGGACCTGCAAGACAGCGACGAAGAGAAACGCGACATAATGAAGGACTATCCAGGAATGTACGACAAACTCCACAAGGAGGAGCTGGGCTACAggaaag AAGACTTCAAGAAGGTGTACCTGATCTTCTACAATCTATTCCAAGCCATCGGCTTCACGTACGCTTTAGCAGTGATGGCCGTCCGCTATTACAAGTTAGGCTACGACTCTGTCAAGGACACATTCGAACATGTCGGCCCCGCCATGAAGTTTTTGCACCTCATGCAAATTTTGGAAATCCTACACCCCATATTTGGGTACACTAAG GGGGGTCCGTTCGCGCCGTTCGCGCAGCTCGTGGGGCGCATCTTCGTCACGTTCGTGATGCTCGGCTGCGAGCCGCGCATGCAGACCAAGCCCGTCGTCTGCTATCTCTTCGTCGTCTGGAGCATCATCGAGATCGTCAG GCACGCATTCTACTTTACACAACTGCGCAATAAAGAGTATCCGATTTTAACATGGCTTCGGTACACAGCATGGATTCCTCTATACCCAATGGGAATAAGCGGGGAGGCATTCGTCATGATATCAAACATACAGAACTTCCAAGAAACGCAGCTGTTCAATGTGTCCATGCCGAACGATTGGAACTTTTCCTACAACATGCCGACACATTTGAGGATACATTCGTCCATATTATGCGGCCCTGGTGTCATATTTCTCATGGGGCACATGTTCAAAATGATGATGCGCCGGCGGCAACAACAAGCTGATAAAATTAAGATGTCGTAG